A stretch of the Solanum dulcamara chromosome 6, daSolDulc1.2, whole genome shotgun sequence genome encodes the following:
- the LOC129892517 gene encoding RNA pseudouridine synthase 3, mitochondrial isoform X1, giving the protein MRWNKDVSCCLLFLVRRYSRSVGHSALENRCQYVIRVSNNITHLGRQKEGAKPSQLLSLPPFPGHPLPGKKVATGPEQPSCHVTAISWIKYYFDEIPGSVIQSHFNKGLVQLEFNESFTSKEGQKRLLRKIKHSEVMEVGARIHVPVSVAETRISKRYDVIPSGTLYPNADEIAYLQRLVFYKDPAILVLNKSHKLPVKGNLPVHNSMDALAAAALSYEYDTGPRLVHRFDRESSGLHLMGRTEESISHLHLLFSNTKKSKSLSKGWNDACGSTYQRYWALVIGSPKEKEGVISAPLTKVLLDDGRTERVMLAQHSGLEASEEAVTEYRLLGPTINGCSWIELRPHTSRKHQLRVHCAEALGTPIVGDYKYGWFVHRKWKQMPRVDVEPTTGKAYRLKRPEGLDVQKGSALSKVPLLHLHCRELVLPNIAKFIELHSRKTKKHSDYSSKPDLLRFVAQMPSHMKISWKLMSSYLI; this is encoded by the exons ATGAGGTGGAACAAAGATGTGAGTTGTTGCTTACTATTTCTGGTCAGGCGCTATTCTAGATCCGTGGGCCATTCTGCACTAGAAAATCGTTGTCAATATGTGATTCGAGTGTCAAACAATATCACACATTTGGGTCGTCAAAAGGAGGGTGCAAAACCTAGTCAGCTATTGTCTTTACCCCCATTTCCTGGTCATCCTTTGCCGGGAAAGAAAGTGGCCACCGGTCCTGAGCAACCATCTTGTCATGTTACTGCCATTAGCTGGATCAAATACTACTTTGATGAAATACCAGGCTCGGTCATCCAATCCCATTTTAATAAAGGCCTC GTGCAGTTAGAGTTTAATGAGTCATTTACAAGCAAGGAAGGACAAAAAAGATTGCTGAGGAAG ATTAAGCATTCTGAGGTCATGGAAGTTGGTGCAAGAATTCATGTGCCCGTATCTGTTGCTGAAACAAGAATCTCAAAACGATATGATGTTATACCTAGTGGCACTTTGTATCCTAATGCTGATGAAATAGCATACTTGCAAAGGCTTGTATTTTATAAG GACCCCGCCATACTTGTTCTAAACAAGTCCCATAAGCTGCCTGTAAAG GGAAACCTTCCTGTGCATAACAGCATGGATGCCTTGGCAGCCGCAGCATTATCTTATGAATATGACACGGGTCCTAGACTG GTACATCGTTTTGATAGAGAGAGCAGTGGCCTTCATTTAATGGGAAGAACAGAAGAAAGTATCTCCCATCTTCATTTGTTGTTCAGCAACACAAAAAAGTCCAAGTCCCTGTCTAAG GGATGGAATGATGCATGTGGGTCAACATATCAGAGGTATTGGGCGTTGGTAATAGGTTCCCCCAAGGAGAAGGAAGGCGTGATCTCTGCACCACTTACAAAG GTGCTTCTTGATGATGGAAGAACTGAGAGAGTCATGTTGGCTCAACACTCGGGATTAGAAGCTTCTGAGGAGGCTGTTACCGAATATCGGCTGCTTGGTCCAACGATTAATGGATGCTCATGGATTGAGTTGCGCCCTCATACAAGTAGAAAACATCAG CTTCGAGTTCATTGCGCTGAAGCCCTTGGAACTCCAATTGTGGGCGACTACAAGTATGGTTGGTTTGTCCATCGCAAATGGAAGCAGATGCCAAGAGTAGATGTTGAGCCGACAACAGGGAAAGCCTACAGATTAAAGAGGCCGGAAGGTTTGGATGTTCAGAAAGGAAGTGCCTTATCTAAGGTCCCTTTGTTACATCTGCATTGTAGGGAGCTTGTGCTCCCAAATATTGCCAAATTTATTGAGCTTCACAGTCGAAAAACGAAAAAACACTCAGATTATAGCTCAAAACCAGATCTCCTCCGGTTTGTAGCCCAAATGCCATCTCACATGAAAATTAGTTGGAAGCTTATGTCCTCTTATTTGATATGA
- the LOC129892113 gene encoding pentatricopeptide repeat-containing protein At4g31070, mitochondrial: MGKIITRFISTLASEVQNTIKQLVVKGKYDQALELYYAKVHFSHASTTFLLPSIIKACSHDQFLGIQLHCYVLKNGYSSESTISNSLISMYAKFSENKAAYQLFDTMPQRDIISWNSMINCYYLNGYLLESLELFKEMYNVQGFVLKPELIASILSACVQTKNLRLGRVIHGLTIVDERIETSIFLTTALVDFYWKCREPDLAFHVFQRMEVKNEVSWTAMISGCIAEELYARALELFRSMQVENVKPNRVTLTSILPACAELKYGKEIHGYAFRHGFDSDTKFSSAIVHMYSGCGEALQAIKNVFDRSIKKDVVMWTALITSYTRNKSSCQEAIKLFNEMLLSEIQPNDVTLLALISACTNLLSVCHGRGMHGYAFRSGFSSHLFIGNSLINMYSKCGFIKDSAQVFREMSIRDAASWSALISAYGTHGSGDKVLELFHEMKENGIMTDSIGLLAILSACNHCSLFEEGKKLFDEASKDINFSITVELYACYIDLLGRAGKLEDASEVISRMPMKPTNRIWSSLISSCKLHGRLEVAERLAHRLAKSEPENAANYALLSLVYAESENWPGVEDVRRDMKERKLRKSYAFSRIDLDE; encoded by the coding sequence atgggAAAGATAATCACAAGGTTCATATCAACTTTAGCATCAGAAGTTCAAAACACAATCAAACAGTTGGTTGTGAAAGGGAAATATGATCAAGCCCTTGAGCTCTACTATGCAAAAGTTCACTTCTCTCATGCAAGTACTACCTTCCTTCTTCCTTCAATCATCAAGGCTTGTTCTCATGATCAATTCTTGGGCATTCAGCTTCACTGCTATGTCCTCAAAAATGGGTATTCTTCGGAATCTACAATATCTAATTCTCTTATATCaatgtatgcaaaattctccgaAAATAAAGCTGCATACCAACTGTTCGATACAATGccacaaagagatatcatctcGTGGAATTCAATGATAAATTGTTATTATCTGAATGGTTATTTGTTAGAATCATTGGAGTTGTTTAAGGAGATGTATAATGTACAGGGTTTTGTGCTAAAACCTGAGTTAATCGCTAGCATTCTATCTGCTTGTGTTCAAACCAAGAATTTGAGATTAGGAAGAGTTATACATGGTCTTACGATAGTTGATGAAAGAATAGAAACTTCGATTTTCTTGACAACCGCTTTGGTAGACTTTTATTGGAAATGTCGTGAGCCAGATTTGGCTTTCCATGTTTTTCAGAGAATGGAAGTGAAAAATGAAGTCTCCTGGACTGCCATGATATCTGGATGCATAGCTGAGGAGTTGTATGCCAGAGCGCTTGAATTATTTCGTTCAATGCAGGTGGAAAATGTTAAACCAAATAGAGTTACATTGACTAGTATATTACCAGCTTGTGCTGAGTTGAAGTATGGAAAAGAGATTCATGGATATGCATTTCGCCATGGGTTTGACTCGGATACTAAATTTTCATCTGCTATTGTACACATGTATTCTGGATGTGGGGAAGCATTGCAGGCAATAAAGAATGTATTCGATCGGTCAATTAAAAAAGATGTGGTAATGTGGACTGCTCTCATAACGAGCTATACTCGAAATAAATCTAGTTGTCAAGAAGCCATAAAGCTTTTCAATGAGATGCTGCTGAGTGAAATTCAACCAAATGATGTTACTTTATTAGCACTCATTTCTGCTTGTACTAATCTATTATCAGTATGCCATGGGCGAGGAATGCATGGCTATGCTTTTAGAAGTGGTTTTAGTTCACATTTGTTCATTGGTAACTCCCTCATAAACATGTACTCAAAATGTGGTTTTATCAAGGACTCTGCTCAAGTTTTCCGAGAGATGTCTATAAGAGATGCTGCATCATGGAGTGCCTTAATCAGTGCTTATGGGACTCATGGTTCTGGAGATAAGGTGTTGGAACTTTTTCATGAAATGAAAGAGAACGGGATAATGACCGATTCCATTGGATTACTTGCAATTCTATCAGCATGTAATCACTGCAGTCTTTTTGAGGAGGGAAAGAAGCTCTTTGATGAAGCTTCAAAAGATATAAATTTCTCAATTACCGTGGAGCTCTATGCTTGCTACATTGATCTCCTGGGAAGGGCAGGTAAGCTAGAAGATGCCAGTGAGGTCATTAGCAGAATGCCTATGAAACCTACCAACAGAATTTGGAGCTCCCTGATTTCTTCTTGTAAATTACATGGAAGACTGGAAGTTGCAGAGCGTTTGGCTCATAGACTCGCCAAATCTGAACCTGAAAATGCTGCTAATTATGCTTTGTTAAGCTTGGTATATGCTGAATCTGAAAACTGGCCTGGTGTAGAAGATGTAAGGCGAgacatgaaagaaagaaaactgAGAAAAAGCTATGCGTTCAGCAGAATCGATCTAGATGAATAG
- the LOC129892517 gene encoding RNA pseudouridine synthase 3, mitochondrial isoform X2, protein MRWNKDVSCCLLFLVRRYSRSVGHSALENRCQYVIRVSNNITHLGRQKEGAKPSQLLSLPPFPGHPLPGKKVATGPEQPSCHVTAISWIKYYFDEIPGSVIQSHFNKGLVQLEFNESFTSKEGQKRLLRKIKHSEVMEVGARIHVPVSVAETRISKRYDVIPSGTLYPNADEIAYLQRLVFYKGNLPVHNSMDALAAAALSYEYDTGPRLVHRFDRESSGLHLMGRTEESISHLHLLFSNTKKSKSLSKGWNDACGSTYQRYWALVIGSPKEKEGVISAPLTKVLLDDGRTERVMLAQHSGLEASEEAVTEYRLLGPTINGCSWIELRPHTSRKHQLRVHCAEALGTPIVGDYKYGWFVHRKWKQMPRVDVEPTTGKAYRLKRPEGLDVQKGSALSKVPLLHLHCRELVLPNIAKFIELHSRKTKKHSDYSSKPDLLRFVAQMPSHMKISWKLMSSYLI, encoded by the exons ATGAGGTGGAACAAAGATGTGAGTTGTTGCTTACTATTTCTGGTCAGGCGCTATTCTAGATCCGTGGGCCATTCTGCACTAGAAAATCGTTGTCAATATGTGATTCGAGTGTCAAACAATATCACACATTTGGGTCGTCAAAAGGAGGGTGCAAAACCTAGTCAGCTATTGTCTTTACCCCCATTTCCTGGTCATCCTTTGCCGGGAAAGAAAGTGGCCACCGGTCCTGAGCAACCATCTTGTCATGTTACTGCCATTAGCTGGATCAAATACTACTTTGATGAAATACCAGGCTCGGTCATCCAATCCCATTTTAATAAAGGCCTC GTGCAGTTAGAGTTTAATGAGTCATTTACAAGCAAGGAAGGACAAAAAAGATTGCTGAGGAAG ATTAAGCATTCTGAGGTCATGGAAGTTGGTGCAAGAATTCATGTGCCCGTATCTGTTGCTGAAACAAGAATCTCAAAACGATATGATGTTATACCTAGTGGCACTTTGTATCCTAATGCTGATGAAATAGCATACTTGCAAAGGCTTGTATTTTATAAG GGAAACCTTCCTGTGCATAACAGCATGGATGCCTTGGCAGCCGCAGCATTATCTTATGAATATGACACGGGTCCTAGACTG GTACATCGTTTTGATAGAGAGAGCAGTGGCCTTCATTTAATGGGAAGAACAGAAGAAAGTATCTCCCATCTTCATTTGTTGTTCAGCAACACAAAAAAGTCCAAGTCCCTGTCTAAG GGATGGAATGATGCATGTGGGTCAACATATCAGAGGTATTGGGCGTTGGTAATAGGTTCCCCCAAGGAGAAGGAAGGCGTGATCTCTGCACCACTTACAAAG GTGCTTCTTGATGATGGAAGAACTGAGAGAGTCATGTTGGCTCAACACTCGGGATTAGAAGCTTCTGAGGAGGCTGTTACCGAATATCGGCTGCTTGGTCCAACGATTAATGGATGCTCATGGATTGAGTTGCGCCCTCATACAAGTAGAAAACATCAG CTTCGAGTTCATTGCGCTGAAGCCCTTGGAACTCCAATTGTGGGCGACTACAAGTATGGTTGGTTTGTCCATCGCAAATGGAAGCAGATGCCAAGAGTAGATGTTGAGCCGACAACAGGGAAAGCCTACAGATTAAAGAGGCCGGAAGGTTTGGATGTTCAGAAAGGAAGTGCCTTATCTAAGGTCCCTTTGTTACATCTGCATTGTAGGGAGCTTGTGCTCCCAAATATTGCCAAATTTATTGAGCTTCACAGTCGAAAAACGAAAAAACACTCAGATTATAGCTCAAAACCAGATCTCCTCCGGTTTGTAGCCCAAATGCCATCTCACATGAAAATTAGTTGGAAGCTTATGTCCTCTTATTTGATATGA